A window of the Planococcus citri chromosome 4, ihPlaCitr1.1, whole genome shotgun sequence genome harbors these coding sequences:
- the LOC135844285 gene encoding calcium-independent phospholipase A2-gamma-like, giving the protein MTLQKRPCLCAYRILKLSSANFSDQSLNKFHLPNERRKFNLDLTWNRMKILYQFQEYIKSMNMKNQSSSTEWINVFRKLPDLFSAEPPKKPFQPTLTPIPEASTETQSKQIDDIPAEPAEEVPKSVPEQAAPVTKDQSYNIPLISGWKPKNITPQPLPPPKRDDPIPKWRNNVTVSSPTSVLSRVKHLLVLIDCAETVPSRVKRIEDLIAFLLKHREAKLIAVKEGAIQKLLRVRAKTKDFATHKVLREAFALLGHIDPLPCKGIRILSIDGGGIRGIAVIEMLRRLEELTGKRIYELFDYIVGVSTGSILVSCIGTPQGISLDEALALYTDFGTKLFTQSPLWGVGNLLWGRAYYDTTMFEQLLKRFIGETPLIKTNRDANCPKLAAVSTIMNQCSIMPYVFRNYALPCNRQSQYLGSCQYTLFEAVRASGAAPTFFEEFCLDGIIHQDGGILMNNPCALAIHEAKLLWPNSEIQCVVSCGTGRHAPLSVAAESVKTSVSPSSVSWRTVFNKILESATDTEGVHTMLNDLLPPNVYFRFNPYLTDLIAMHENKAPKISQLREETNLYMRRNEEKFVDAATSLLIKRTATQRVQDFLELKCYEYGVKNTACKL; this is encoded by the exons TTTCGGACCAGTCGTTAAATAAATTTCACCTACCTAATGAAcgtcgaaaatttaatttagatttGACCTGGAATCGTATGAAAATCCTTTATCAGTTTCAAGAGTATATCAAATCGATGAATATGAAAAATCAGTCTTCGTCGACCGAATGGATTAATGTTTTTCGCAAGTTACCAGATTTATTCTCGGCAGAGCCACCGAAGAAACCGTTTCAACCTACATTGACTCCCATCCCGGAAGCATCTACTGAAACACAATCTAAGCAAATTGACGATATACCTGCTGAACCTGCGGAAGAAGTTCCTAAATCTGTACCAGAGCAAGCAGCTCCTGTTACCAAAGATCAATCTTATAATATTCCCTTGATTAGCGGTTGGAAGCCGAAAAATATTACTCCTCAGCCTCTTCCTCCTCCTAAACGAGATGATCCTATACCCAAGTGGAGGAATAATGTTACCGTATCTTCGCCT acgagCGTATTATCCAGAGTAAAACATCTTTTAGTTCTTATTGATTGTGCTGAAACGGTACCTTCTCGAGTAAAACGAATAGAAGATTTGATTGCATTCTTATTGAAACATCGTGAAGCTAAACTAATCGCTGTCAAG gaaggtgccattcaaaaattacttcgtGTTAGAGCAAAAACCAAAGATTTCGCCACTCATAAAGTATTACGAGAAGCATTCGCTTTATTAGGTCATATTGATCCGCTTCCCTGTAAAGGTATCCGAATTTTATCCATCGATGGAGGTGGTATTCG AGGTATTGCTGTCATTGAGATGCTAAGAAGATTAGAAGAATTGACTGGTAAACGAATTTACGAATTGTTCGATTACATCGTCGGTGTCAGCACTGGTTCCATTTTAGTTTCGTGTATTG GCACGCCTCAAGGAATATCACTCGATGAAGCTCTCGCATTGTATACGGATTTCGGTACAAAACTATTCACCCAAAGTCCACTTTGGGGTGTCGGTAATTTATTATGGGGACGTGCTTACTACGACACGACCATGTTCGAGCAACTTCTGAAACGTTTCATTGGCGAAACTCCTTTGATAAAAACAAACAGAGATGCTAATTGCCCAAAg TTGGCAGCTGTCTCTACCATAATGAATCAGTGCTCTATAATGCCATATGTATTTCGTAATTACGCCTTACCGTGTAATCGTCAATCTCAATACTTGGGAAGTTGTCAATATACTTTATTCGAAGCTGTTAGAGCTTCCGGCGCTGCACCTacttttttcgaagaattttgtcTAGATGGAATCATTCATCAA GATGGAGGTATTCTGATGAATAATCCTTGTGCTCTCGCTATTCATGAAGCTAAACTGCTCTGGCCGAATAGTGAAATTCAATGCGTAGTTTCCTGCGGTACAGGTCGTCATGCTCCGCTGTCTGTTGCGGCTGAATCTGTCAAAACTAGCGTTAGTCCATCGTCTGTTTCGTGGAGAACGGTGTTTAATAAGATATTAGAGAGTGCAACAGATACCGAAG GTGTTCACACAATGTTGAACGATCTACTTCCGCCCAATGTTTATTTCCGTTTCAATCCATATCTCACCGATTTAATCGCAATGCACGAAAACAAAGCTCCTAAAATATCGCAATTACGCGAAGAGACCAATTTATACATGCGAAGAAACGAAGAGAAATTCGTCGACGCTGCTACCAGTCTTCTAATCAAACGAACCGCTACTCAAAGAGTTCAAGATTTCTTGGAATTAAAATGTTACGAATACGGAGTCAAAAATACCGCTTGTAAATTGTAA
- the RpL4 gene encoding large ribosomal subunit protein uL4 gives MAVATVARPLVTVYGDKDEDTGISLPLPAVFKAPIRPDVVNFVHQNISKNHRQPYAVSKDAGHQTSAESWGTGRAVARIPRVRGGGTHRSGQGAFGNMCRGGRMFAPTRIWRRWHRKINVTQKRYATVSAIAATAVPSLVMAKGHLVQDVPEFPLVVTDKIQEYSRTKQAVSFLHKLRVWKDINKVYKSKRLRAGKGKMRNRRHVQRKGPLIVYSRDKGLKKAFRNIPGVDTINIRKLNLLKLAPGGHVGRFVIWTEAAFKQLDQLYGTWQKKATLKNNYNLPYPMMTNTDLSRLFKSDEIKSVLRHRRRSVPRRTRKLNPLKHMRTMIKLNPYAAVLKRRASRASEKRALLKEAVALKKQGQPLTKKHEVILQKIAKKKEFLAKKSTEQPAKPAAKDAKSQKKTEKKPAAKAAAPKK, from the exons ATG GCTGTAGCTACCGTTGCTAGGCCTCTGGTAACGGTATATGGCGATAAAGATGAAGACACCGGTATTTCGTTACCTCTTCCGGCCGTTTTCAAAGCCCCAATCAGACCAGATGTCGTAAACTTCGTCCACCAAAATATATCCAAAAATCATCGCCAGCCCTACGCGGTGTCAAAAGATGCcg GTCATCAAACCAGTGCTGAATCATGGGGTACCGGCAGAGCTGTCGCTCGTATACCCCGTGTACGTGGTGGCGGTACTCACCGCAGCGGTCAGGGTGCCTTCGGTAATATGTGTAGAGGAGGAAGGATGTTCGCGCCGACCCGCATCTGGCGGAGATGGCATCGTAAAATTAACGTTACTCAAAAACGTTATGCTACGGTGTCAGCGATTGCCGCCACCGCCGTACCATCTTTAGTGATGGCCAAAG GTCATTTGGTACAAGATGTTCCCGAGTTTCCGTTGGTGGTAACTGACAAAATCCAGGAGTATTCGCGTACAAAGCAGGCCGTTAGTTTCCTCCACAAATTACGCGTATGGAAAGATATCAACAAG GTATACAAATCGAAGAGATTACGCGCCGGTAAAGGTAAAATGAGGAATAGGCGTCACGTCCAACGTAAAGGTCCGTTGATAGTGTACAGCAGAGATAAG GGTTTGAAGAAAGCTTTCCGTAACATTCCCGGAGTTGACACGATTAACATTAGGAAATTGAACTTGTTGAAATTGGCTCCCGGTGGTCATGTTGGTAGATTCGTCATCTGGACCGAAGCCGCCTTCAAACAGCTCGATCAGTTATACGGAACTTGGCAAAAGAAGGCCACTTTGAAGAACAACTACAACCTCCCGTACCCGATGATGACCAATACTGATTTATCGCGCTTATTCAAATCGGACGAAATTAAATCCGTGCTCCGCCATCGTAG ACGTTCAGTACCCAGAAGAACTCGTAAATTGAATCCGTTGAAACATATGCGTACCATGATTAAATTGAACCCGTACGCTGCGGTCTTGAAAAGACGCGCAAGTAGAGCGAGCGAAAAACGTGCTTTGCTCAAAGAAGCAGTGGCTTTGAAAAAACAAGGA CAACCGTTGACGAAGAAACACGAAGTCATCTTACAGAAAATCGCCAAGAAGAAGGAATTCTTAGCTAAGAAATCGACTGAGCAACCCGCCAAACCAGCCGCGAAGGACGCTAAATCGcagaagaaaactgaaaagaaaccTGCAGCGAAAGCCGCCGctcccaaaaaataa